A part of Zonotrichia leucophrys gambelii isolate GWCS_2022_RI unplaced genomic scaffold, RI_Zleu_2.0 Scaffold_297_65503, whole genome shotgun sequence genomic DNA contains:
- the PCP2 gene encoding Purkinje cell protein 2 homolog, whose protein sequence is MAAPGGSEPERGAGGSPAEGGSPEGGSPEQEGFFSLLSSVQGTRMDEQRCSLGGGTGGVSEPPPPELASLLDMVASTQGRRMDEQRLPVPRLPGFGTGGTQD, encoded by the exons ATGGCGGCCCCGGGGGGCTCCGAGCCCGAGCGCGGCGCG ggGGGGTCCCCAGCAGAGGGGGGCTCCCCGGAGGGGGGGTCCCCGGAACAGGAGGGGTTCTTCTCGCTGCTGAGCTCCGTGCAGGGAACGCGCATGGACGAACAGCGCTGCAGCCTGGGGGGGGGCACCG gaggggtGTCGGAGCCGCCCCCCCCCGAGCTGGCATCGCTGCTGGACATGGTGGCGAGCACGCAGGGCCGCAGGATGGACGAGCAGCGCCTGCCCGTGCCCAGGCTGCCAGGCTTCGGCACGGGGGGCACGCAG